One segment of Primulina tabacum isolate GXHZ01 chromosome 14, ASM2559414v2, whole genome shotgun sequence DNA contains the following:
- the LOC142524186 gene encoding uncharacterized protein LOC142524186 isoform X2 — MSSCHTSAMLINPKTSTIFRANRFSFAKNLRDSGKFRCVVDQIVHSFSVPSSLLTSGNLIAAAGSGTAHGAVTSAITQVAVTAVAIASGACLSTKVDFLWPKVNEQPGALVLDGVDVTDYPIFKEGKVQKAIAFARKAHHGQMRKTGDPYLSHCIHTGKILAGLIPSNGNRAIDTVVAGILHDVADDTCESLDSIKRAFDADVAKLVGGVSRLSYVNQANNLRVMLLGMIDDPRVVLIKLADRLHNMRTIYALPPTKAQAVAQETLAIWCSLASRLGLWALKAELEDLCFAVLQPKIFRQLRADLASMWSSNKAGNQRKISAKSSTLIQFPECGEPGDWEEENASMKVLLQAVLPFDLMLDRKKRVHFLKIQATYKDTHKKPKVVRDAGAALASLVLCEEALERELFISTSYVPGMEVTLSGRLKSLYSIYSKMKRKDVGIDKVYDARALRVIVGDKNGTLHGQAVQCCYNLLNIIHKFWTPIDGEFDDYVVNPKPSGYQSLHTAVQGPDNSPLEVQIRTQRMHEYAEHGLAAHWLYKETEILLPAKSIVTEPKVGASSNFSKEMEDQGSLEDVSVLKYSALKVGHPVLRVEAGQLLAAIILRVDNHGRDLLVAVSFGQAASEAVAERRSSYQIKRWETYANLYKKVSDEWWFEPGHGDWCTCLEKYTLCRDGIYHKKDQFQRLLPTFIQVIELTEWEEAEYWGVVSDVFEGKSIDSTDANSIIEERPSFTSKSSLLDTGINNKVQLLRTMLQWEEQLRSQAGLQQLTFRNSVSLGEVAIVCWPHGEIMRLSTGSTAADAARRIGLDGKLVSVNGHLVLPSTKLKDGDVVEVRM, encoded by the exons ATGTCTTCTTGCCACACCTCTGCAATGTTAATTAACCCCAAAACTTCCACAATTTTCCGAGCTAATCGATTTTCCTTCGCTAAAAATCTCCGTGATTCTGGCAAATTCCGGTGTGTTGTGGATCAGATTGTTCACAGTTTCTCCGTCCCCTCGTCTTTGCTAACCTCCGGCAACCTTATTGCCGCCGCGGGTTCAGGTACCGCGCATGGAGCAGTGACGTCAGCTATTACGCAAGTTGCGGTCACTGCCGTTGCAATTGCTTCGGGGGCTTGCCTCTCCACCAAAGTTGATTTTTTGTGGCCTAAAGTCAATGAGCAACCCG GAGCACTTGTATTGGATGGTGTAGATGTCACTGATTATCCTATATTCAAAGAAGGAAAG GTGCAGAAGGCAATAGCATTTGCAAGGAAAGCTCATCATGGCCAGATGAGGAAGACAGGGGACCCCTACTTATCCCACTGTATTCACACAGGAAAAATTTTAGCTGGTTTAATTCCATCGAATGGCAACAGA GCAATCGATACAGTTGTTGCTGGAATCCTACATGATGTGGCTGATGACACTTGTGAAAGTTTGGACAGCATAAAGCGGGCGTTCGATGCAGATGTTGCGAAACTGGTGGGTGGAGTTTCCAGACTAAGTTATGTCAATCAG GCAAATAATTTACGAGTGATGCTGCTGGGAATGATTGATGATCCACGAGTAGTTCTCATAAAGCTTGCTGATCGTCTTCATAACATGAGAACAAT ATACGCTCTTCCTCCAACAAAAGCTCAAGCTGTTGCACAGGAGACATTAGCTATTTGGTGCTCACTTGCTTCCAGATTAGGCTTGTGGGCTCTAAAAGCTGAACTAGAAGACCTTTGCTTCGCTGTCCTCCAG CCCAAAATATTTCGCCAACTACGAGCTGACTTGGCTTCAATGTGGAGTTCCAACAAGGCCGGAAATCAAAGAAAAATATCTGCAAAGTCCAGCACTTTAATTCAATTCCCTGAATGTGGAGAACCTGGAGACTGGGAAGAGGAAAATGCAAGCATGAAG GTTCTTTTGCAAGCTGTTCTACCTTTTGATCTCATGCTGGATAGGAAGAAACGTgttcattttttgaaaattcaagCAACCTACAAGGATACACATAAAAAACCTAAGGTTGTGAGGGATGCCGGCGCTGCTTTGGCATCTCTGGTTCTTTGTGAGGAAGCACTGGAGCGGGAATTATTTATCTCAACATC ATATGTTCCAGGAATGGAAGTAACTTTATCCGGACGCCTTAAAAGCTTGTATAGCATCTACAGTAAG ATGAAGAGAAAAGATGTGGGCATTGACAAAGTATATGATGCCCGAGCTTTGAGGGTCATTGTTGGGGACAAGAATGGGACTTTACATGGACAGGCAGTTCAATGTTGTTACAATCTCCTTAACATAATCCACAA GTTTTGGACCCCAATTGATGGTGAATTTGATGATTATGTTGTCAACCCAAAACCAAGTGGCTACCAG TCACTGCACACTGCAGTACAAGGTCCAGACAACTCTCCTTTGGAAGTTCAAATACGAACACAG AGGATGCATGAATATGCTGAACATGGTCTTGCTGCACATTGGCTTTATAAGGAGACTGAGATTTTATTGCCCGCCAAGAGCATTGTAACTGAGCCTAAAGTAGGTGCCTCGTCAAATTTCTCGAAGGAAATGGAAGATCAGGGTTCCCTTGAGGATGTTTCTGTCTTAAAATACAGTGCACTTAAAGTGGGACATCCGGTTCTCAGAGTGGAAGCAGGCCAATTACTTGCTGCTATTATTCTTAG AGTTGATAACCACGGAAGAGATTTGCTTGTTGCTGTAAGCTTTGGACAAGCAGCTTCAGAAGCTGTGGCCGAAAGAAGATCTTCTTACCAAATAAAAAGATGGGAAACTTACGCAAATCTGTACAAAAAG GTGTCCGATGAATGGTGGTTTGAACCCGGTCATGGGGATTGGTGCACCTGCTTGGAAAAATACACTCTTTGCAGAGATGGGATATACCACAAG AAAGATCAATTTCAGCGGCTGCTGCCAACCTTTATCCAAGTCATCGAATTGACAGAGTGGGAAGAAGCGGAATATTGGGGTGTCGTTTCAGATGTTTTTGAGGGGAAATCCATTGATTCCACTGATGCTAACTCAATCATTGAGGAGAGGCCTAGCTTTACCTCTAAATCGTCGTTGCTGGACACTGGCATCAACAACAAG GTACAACTCTTGAGGACAATGCTTCAGTGGGAGGAACAACTGCGCTCACAAGCTGGGTTACAGCAACTTACCTTTAGGAACTCGGTATCTCTTGGTGAAGTAGCAATTGTATGTTGGCCACATGGTGAGATAATGAGATTGAGTACTGGCAGCACAGCTGCTGATGCTGCTAGAAGAATTGGGTTAGATGGGAAGCTGGTTTCAGTAAATGGGCACTTAGTATTACCCAGTACAAAGTTAAAAGATGGTGATGTAGTTGAAGTCAGAATGTAA
- the LOC142524186 gene encoding uncharacterized protein LOC142524186 isoform X1: MSSCHTSAMLINPKTSTIFRANRFSFAKNLRDSGKFRCVVDQIVHSFSVPSSLLTSGNLIAAAGSGTAHGAVTSAITQVAVTAVAIASGACLSTKVDFLWPKVNEQPGALVLDGVDVTDYPIFKEGKVQKAIAFARKAHHGQMRKTGDPYLSHCIHTGKILAGLIPSNGNRAIDTVVAGILHDVADDTCESLDSIKRAFDADVAKLVGGVSRLSYVNQLLRRHRRMNESQATISHEEANNLRVMLLGMIDDPRVVLIKLADRLHNMRTIYALPPTKAQAVAQETLAIWCSLASRLGLWALKAELEDLCFAVLQPKIFRQLRADLASMWSSNKAGNQRKISAKSSTLIQFPECGEPGDWEEENASMKVLLQAVLPFDLMLDRKKRVHFLKIQATYKDTHKKPKVVRDAGAALASLVLCEEALERELFISTSYVPGMEVTLSGRLKSLYSIYSKMKRKDVGIDKVYDARALRVIVGDKNGTLHGQAVQCCYNLLNIIHKFWTPIDGEFDDYVVNPKPSGYQSLHTAVQGPDNSPLEVQIRTQRMHEYAEHGLAAHWLYKETEILLPAKSIVTEPKVGASSNFSKEMEDQGSLEDVSVLKYSALKVGHPVLRVEAGQLLAAIILRVDNHGRDLLVAVSFGQAASEAVAERRSSYQIKRWETYANLYKKVSDEWWFEPGHGDWCTCLEKYTLCRDGIYHKKDQFQRLLPTFIQVIELTEWEEAEYWGVVSDVFEGKSIDSTDANSIIEERPSFTSKSSLLDTGINNKVQLLRTMLQWEEQLRSQAGLQQLTFRNSVSLGEVAIVCWPHGEIMRLSTGSTAADAARRIGLDGKLVSVNGHLVLPSTKLKDGDVVEVRM, from the exons ATGTCTTCTTGCCACACCTCTGCAATGTTAATTAACCCCAAAACTTCCACAATTTTCCGAGCTAATCGATTTTCCTTCGCTAAAAATCTCCGTGATTCTGGCAAATTCCGGTGTGTTGTGGATCAGATTGTTCACAGTTTCTCCGTCCCCTCGTCTTTGCTAACCTCCGGCAACCTTATTGCCGCCGCGGGTTCAGGTACCGCGCATGGAGCAGTGACGTCAGCTATTACGCAAGTTGCGGTCACTGCCGTTGCAATTGCTTCGGGGGCTTGCCTCTCCACCAAAGTTGATTTTTTGTGGCCTAAAGTCAATGAGCAACCCG GAGCACTTGTATTGGATGGTGTAGATGTCACTGATTATCCTATATTCAAAGAAGGAAAG GTGCAGAAGGCAATAGCATTTGCAAGGAAAGCTCATCATGGCCAGATGAGGAAGACAGGGGACCCCTACTTATCCCACTGTATTCACACAGGAAAAATTTTAGCTGGTTTAATTCCATCGAATGGCAACAGA GCAATCGATACAGTTGTTGCTGGAATCCTACATGATGTGGCTGATGACACTTGTGAAAGTTTGGACAGCATAAAGCGGGCGTTCGATGCAGATGTTGCGAAACTGGTGGGTGGAGTTTCCAGACTAAGTTATGTCAATCAG TTATTACGTAGGCACCGCAGGATGAATGAGAGTCAAGCCACCATTAGCCATGAAGAG GCAAATAATTTACGAGTGATGCTGCTGGGAATGATTGATGATCCACGAGTAGTTCTCATAAAGCTTGCTGATCGTCTTCATAACATGAGAACAAT ATACGCTCTTCCTCCAACAAAAGCTCAAGCTGTTGCACAGGAGACATTAGCTATTTGGTGCTCACTTGCTTCCAGATTAGGCTTGTGGGCTCTAAAAGCTGAACTAGAAGACCTTTGCTTCGCTGTCCTCCAG CCCAAAATATTTCGCCAACTACGAGCTGACTTGGCTTCAATGTGGAGTTCCAACAAGGCCGGAAATCAAAGAAAAATATCTGCAAAGTCCAGCACTTTAATTCAATTCCCTGAATGTGGAGAACCTGGAGACTGGGAAGAGGAAAATGCAAGCATGAAG GTTCTTTTGCAAGCTGTTCTACCTTTTGATCTCATGCTGGATAGGAAGAAACGTgttcattttttgaaaattcaagCAACCTACAAGGATACACATAAAAAACCTAAGGTTGTGAGGGATGCCGGCGCTGCTTTGGCATCTCTGGTTCTTTGTGAGGAAGCACTGGAGCGGGAATTATTTATCTCAACATC ATATGTTCCAGGAATGGAAGTAACTTTATCCGGACGCCTTAAAAGCTTGTATAGCATCTACAGTAAG ATGAAGAGAAAAGATGTGGGCATTGACAAAGTATATGATGCCCGAGCTTTGAGGGTCATTGTTGGGGACAAGAATGGGACTTTACATGGACAGGCAGTTCAATGTTGTTACAATCTCCTTAACATAATCCACAA GTTTTGGACCCCAATTGATGGTGAATTTGATGATTATGTTGTCAACCCAAAACCAAGTGGCTACCAG TCACTGCACACTGCAGTACAAGGTCCAGACAACTCTCCTTTGGAAGTTCAAATACGAACACAG AGGATGCATGAATATGCTGAACATGGTCTTGCTGCACATTGGCTTTATAAGGAGACTGAGATTTTATTGCCCGCCAAGAGCATTGTAACTGAGCCTAAAGTAGGTGCCTCGTCAAATTTCTCGAAGGAAATGGAAGATCAGGGTTCCCTTGAGGATGTTTCTGTCTTAAAATACAGTGCACTTAAAGTGGGACATCCGGTTCTCAGAGTGGAAGCAGGCCAATTACTTGCTGCTATTATTCTTAG AGTTGATAACCACGGAAGAGATTTGCTTGTTGCTGTAAGCTTTGGACAAGCAGCTTCAGAAGCTGTGGCCGAAAGAAGATCTTCTTACCAAATAAAAAGATGGGAAACTTACGCAAATCTGTACAAAAAG GTGTCCGATGAATGGTGGTTTGAACCCGGTCATGGGGATTGGTGCACCTGCTTGGAAAAATACACTCTTTGCAGAGATGGGATATACCACAAG AAAGATCAATTTCAGCGGCTGCTGCCAACCTTTATCCAAGTCATCGAATTGACAGAGTGGGAAGAAGCGGAATATTGGGGTGTCGTTTCAGATGTTTTTGAGGGGAAATCCATTGATTCCACTGATGCTAACTCAATCATTGAGGAGAGGCCTAGCTTTACCTCTAAATCGTCGTTGCTGGACACTGGCATCAACAACAAG GTACAACTCTTGAGGACAATGCTTCAGTGGGAGGAACAACTGCGCTCACAAGCTGGGTTACAGCAACTTACCTTTAGGAACTCGGTATCTCTTGGTGAAGTAGCAATTGTATGTTGGCCACATGGTGAGATAATGAGATTGAGTACTGGCAGCACAGCTGCTGATGCTGCTAGAAGAATTGGGTTAGATGGGAAGCTGGTTTCAGTAAATGGGCACTTAGTATTACCCAGTACAAAGTTAAAAGATGGTGATGTAGTTGAAGTCAGAATGTAA
- the LOC142524186 gene encoding uncharacterized protein LOC142524186 isoform X3: MSNPARALVLDGVDVTDYPIFKEGKVQKAIAFARKAHHGQMRKTGDPYLSHCIHTGKILAGLIPSNGNRAIDTVVAGILHDVADDTCESLDSIKRAFDADVAKLVGGVSRLSYVNQLLRRHRRMNESQATISHEEANNLRVMLLGMIDDPRVVLIKLADRLHNMRTIYALPPTKAQAVAQETLAIWCSLASRLGLWALKAELEDLCFAVLQPKIFRQLRADLASMWSSNKAGNQRKISAKSSTLIQFPECGEPGDWEEENASMKVLLQAVLPFDLMLDRKKRVHFLKIQATYKDTHKKPKVVRDAGAALASLVLCEEALERELFISTSYVPGMEVTLSGRLKSLYSIYSKMKRKDVGIDKVYDARALRVIVGDKNGTLHGQAVQCCYNLLNIIHKFWTPIDGEFDDYVVNPKPSGYQSLHTAVQGPDNSPLEVQIRTQRMHEYAEHGLAAHWLYKETEILLPAKSIVTEPKVGASSNFSKEMEDQGSLEDVSVLKYSALKVGHPVLRVEAGQLLAAIILRVDNHGRDLLVAVSFGQAASEAVAERRSSYQIKRWETYANLYKKVSDEWWFEPGHGDWCTCLEKYTLCRDGIYHKKDQFQRLLPTFIQVIELTEWEEAEYWGVVSDVFEGKSIDSTDANSIIEERPSFTSKSSLLDTGINNKVQLLRTMLQWEEQLRSQAGLQQLTFRNSVSLGEVAIVCWPHGEIMRLSTGSTAADAARRIGLDGKLVSVNGHLVLPSTKLKDGDVVEVRM; this comes from the exons ATGAGCAACCCGGCAA GAGCACTTGTATTGGATGGTGTAGATGTCACTGATTATCCTATATTCAAAGAAGGAAAG GTGCAGAAGGCAATAGCATTTGCAAGGAAAGCTCATCATGGCCAGATGAGGAAGACAGGGGACCCCTACTTATCCCACTGTATTCACACAGGAAAAATTTTAGCTGGTTTAATTCCATCGAATGGCAACAGA GCAATCGATACAGTTGTTGCTGGAATCCTACATGATGTGGCTGATGACACTTGTGAAAGTTTGGACAGCATAAAGCGGGCGTTCGATGCAGATGTTGCGAAACTGGTGGGTGGAGTTTCCAGACTAAGTTATGTCAATCAG TTATTACGTAGGCACCGCAGGATGAATGAGAGTCAAGCCACCATTAGCCATGAAGAG GCAAATAATTTACGAGTGATGCTGCTGGGAATGATTGATGATCCACGAGTAGTTCTCATAAAGCTTGCTGATCGTCTTCATAACATGAGAACAAT ATACGCTCTTCCTCCAACAAAAGCTCAAGCTGTTGCACAGGAGACATTAGCTATTTGGTGCTCACTTGCTTCCAGATTAGGCTTGTGGGCTCTAAAAGCTGAACTAGAAGACCTTTGCTTCGCTGTCCTCCAG CCCAAAATATTTCGCCAACTACGAGCTGACTTGGCTTCAATGTGGAGTTCCAACAAGGCCGGAAATCAAAGAAAAATATCTGCAAAGTCCAGCACTTTAATTCAATTCCCTGAATGTGGAGAACCTGGAGACTGGGAAGAGGAAAATGCAAGCATGAAG GTTCTTTTGCAAGCTGTTCTACCTTTTGATCTCATGCTGGATAGGAAGAAACGTgttcattttttgaaaattcaagCAACCTACAAGGATACACATAAAAAACCTAAGGTTGTGAGGGATGCCGGCGCTGCTTTGGCATCTCTGGTTCTTTGTGAGGAAGCACTGGAGCGGGAATTATTTATCTCAACATC ATATGTTCCAGGAATGGAAGTAACTTTATCCGGACGCCTTAAAAGCTTGTATAGCATCTACAGTAAG ATGAAGAGAAAAGATGTGGGCATTGACAAAGTATATGATGCCCGAGCTTTGAGGGTCATTGTTGGGGACAAGAATGGGACTTTACATGGACAGGCAGTTCAATGTTGTTACAATCTCCTTAACATAATCCACAA GTTTTGGACCCCAATTGATGGTGAATTTGATGATTATGTTGTCAACCCAAAACCAAGTGGCTACCAG TCACTGCACACTGCAGTACAAGGTCCAGACAACTCTCCTTTGGAAGTTCAAATACGAACACAG AGGATGCATGAATATGCTGAACATGGTCTTGCTGCACATTGGCTTTATAAGGAGACTGAGATTTTATTGCCCGCCAAGAGCATTGTAACTGAGCCTAAAGTAGGTGCCTCGTCAAATTTCTCGAAGGAAATGGAAGATCAGGGTTCCCTTGAGGATGTTTCTGTCTTAAAATACAGTGCACTTAAAGTGGGACATCCGGTTCTCAGAGTGGAAGCAGGCCAATTACTTGCTGCTATTATTCTTAG AGTTGATAACCACGGAAGAGATTTGCTTGTTGCTGTAAGCTTTGGACAAGCAGCTTCAGAAGCTGTGGCCGAAAGAAGATCTTCTTACCAAATAAAAAGATGGGAAACTTACGCAAATCTGTACAAAAAG GTGTCCGATGAATGGTGGTTTGAACCCGGTCATGGGGATTGGTGCACCTGCTTGGAAAAATACACTCTTTGCAGAGATGGGATATACCACAAG AAAGATCAATTTCAGCGGCTGCTGCCAACCTTTATCCAAGTCATCGAATTGACAGAGTGGGAAGAAGCGGAATATTGGGGTGTCGTTTCAGATGTTTTTGAGGGGAAATCCATTGATTCCACTGATGCTAACTCAATCATTGAGGAGAGGCCTAGCTTTACCTCTAAATCGTCGTTGCTGGACACTGGCATCAACAACAAG GTACAACTCTTGAGGACAATGCTTCAGTGGGAGGAACAACTGCGCTCACAAGCTGGGTTACAGCAACTTACCTTTAGGAACTCGGTATCTCTTGGTGAAGTAGCAATTGTATGTTGGCCACATGGTGAGATAATGAGATTGAGTACTGGCAGCACAGCTGCTGATGCTGCTAGAAGAATTGGGTTAGATGGGAAGCTGGTTTCAGTAAATGGGCACTTAGTATTACCCAGTACAAAGTTAAAAGATGGTGATGTAGTTGAAGTCAGAATGTAA
- the LOC142524186 gene encoding uncharacterized protein LOC142524186 isoform X4: MAPQRALVLDGVDVTDYPIFKEGKVQKAIAFARKAHHGQMRKTGDPYLSHCIHTGKILAGLIPSNGNRAIDTVVAGILHDVADDTCESLDSIKRAFDADVAKLVGGVSRLSYVNQLLRRHRRMNESQATISHEEANNLRVMLLGMIDDPRVVLIKLADRLHNMRTIYALPPTKAQAVAQETLAIWCSLASRLGLWALKAELEDLCFAVLQPKIFRQLRADLASMWSSNKAGNQRKISAKSSTLIQFPECGEPGDWEEENASMKVLLQAVLPFDLMLDRKKRVHFLKIQATYKDTHKKPKVVRDAGAALASLVLCEEALERELFISTSYVPGMEVTLSGRLKSLYSIYSKMKRKDVGIDKVYDARALRVIVGDKNGTLHGQAVQCCYNLLNIIHKFWTPIDGEFDDYVVNPKPSGYQSLHTAVQGPDNSPLEVQIRTQRMHEYAEHGLAAHWLYKETEILLPAKSIVTEPKVGASSNFSKEMEDQGSLEDVSVLKYSALKVGHPVLRVEAGQLLAAIILRVDNHGRDLLVAVSFGQAASEAVAERRSSYQIKRWETYANLYKKVSDEWWFEPGHGDWCTCLEKYTLCRDGIYHKKDQFQRLLPTFIQVIELTEWEEAEYWGVVSDVFEGKSIDSTDANSIIEERPSFTSKSSLLDTGINNKVQLLRTMLQWEEQLRSQAGLQQLTFRNSVSLGEVAIVCWPHGEIMRLSTGSTAADAARRIGLDGKLVSVNGHLVLPSTKLKDGDVVEVRM, translated from the exons atggcacctcAGA GAGCACTTGTATTGGATGGTGTAGATGTCACTGATTATCCTATATTCAAAGAAGGAAAG GTGCAGAAGGCAATAGCATTTGCAAGGAAAGCTCATCATGGCCAGATGAGGAAGACAGGGGACCCCTACTTATCCCACTGTATTCACACAGGAAAAATTTTAGCTGGTTTAATTCCATCGAATGGCAACAGA GCAATCGATACAGTTGTTGCTGGAATCCTACATGATGTGGCTGATGACACTTGTGAAAGTTTGGACAGCATAAAGCGGGCGTTCGATGCAGATGTTGCGAAACTGGTGGGTGGAGTTTCCAGACTAAGTTATGTCAATCAG TTATTACGTAGGCACCGCAGGATGAATGAGAGTCAAGCCACCATTAGCCATGAAGAG GCAAATAATTTACGAGTGATGCTGCTGGGAATGATTGATGATCCACGAGTAGTTCTCATAAAGCTTGCTGATCGTCTTCATAACATGAGAACAAT ATACGCTCTTCCTCCAACAAAAGCTCAAGCTGTTGCACAGGAGACATTAGCTATTTGGTGCTCACTTGCTTCCAGATTAGGCTTGTGGGCTCTAAAAGCTGAACTAGAAGACCTTTGCTTCGCTGTCCTCCAG CCCAAAATATTTCGCCAACTACGAGCTGACTTGGCTTCAATGTGGAGTTCCAACAAGGCCGGAAATCAAAGAAAAATATCTGCAAAGTCCAGCACTTTAATTCAATTCCCTGAATGTGGAGAACCTGGAGACTGGGAAGAGGAAAATGCAAGCATGAAG GTTCTTTTGCAAGCTGTTCTACCTTTTGATCTCATGCTGGATAGGAAGAAACGTgttcattttttgaaaattcaagCAACCTACAAGGATACACATAAAAAACCTAAGGTTGTGAGGGATGCCGGCGCTGCTTTGGCATCTCTGGTTCTTTGTGAGGAAGCACTGGAGCGGGAATTATTTATCTCAACATC ATATGTTCCAGGAATGGAAGTAACTTTATCCGGACGCCTTAAAAGCTTGTATAGCATCTACAGTAAG ATGAAGAGAAAAGATGTGGGCATTGACAAAGTATATGATGCCCGAGCTTTGAGGGTCATTGTTGGGGACAAGAATGGGACTTTACATGGACAGGCAGTTCAATGTTGTTACAATCTCCTTAACATAATCCACAA GTTTTGGACCCCAATTGATGGTGAATTTGATGATTATGTTGTCAACCCAAAACCAAGTGGCTACCAG TCACTGCACACTGCAGTACAAGGTCCAGACAACTCTCCTTTGGAAGTTCAAATACGAACACAG AGGATGCATGAATATGCTGAACATGGTCTTGCTGCACATTGGCTTTATAAGGAGACTGAGATTTTATTGCCCGCCAAGAGCATTGTAACTGAGCCTAAAGTAGGTGCCTCGTCAAATTTCTCGAAGGAAATGGAAGATCAGGGTTCCCTTGAGGATGTTTCTGTCTTAAAATACAGTGCACTTAAAGTGGGACATCCGGTTCTCAGAGTGGAAGCAGGCCAATTACTTGCTGCTATTATTCTTAG AGTTGATAACCACGGAAGAGATTTGCTTGTTGCTGTAAGCTTTGGACAAGCAGCTTCAGAAGCTGTGGCCGAAAGAAGATCTTCTTACCAAATAAAAAGATGGGAAACTTACGCAAATCTGTACAAAAAG GTGTCCGATGAATGGTGGTTTGAACCCGGTCATGGGGATTGGTGCACCTGCTTGGAAAAATACACTCTTTGCAGAGATGGGATATACCACAAG AAAGATCAATTTCAGCGGCTGCTGCCAACCTTTATCCAAGTCATCGAATTGACAGAGTGGGAAGAAGCGGAATATTGGGGTGTCGTTTCAGATGTTTTTGAGGGGAAATCCATTGATTCCACTGATGCTAACTCAATCATTGAGGAGAGGCCTAGCTTTACCTCTAAATCGTCGTTGCTGGACACTGGCATCAACAACAAG GTACAACTCTTGAGGACAATGCTTCAGTGGGAGGAACAACTGCGCTCACAAGCTGGGTTACAGCAACTTACCTTTAGGAACTCGGTATCTCTTGGTGAAGTAGCAATTGTATGTTGGCCACATGGTGAGATAATGAGATTGAGTACTGGCAGCACAGCTGCTGATGCTGCTAGAAGAATTGGGTTAGATGGGAAGCTGGTTTCAGTAAATGGGCACTTAGTATTACCCAGTACAAAGTTAAAAGATGGTGATGTAGTTGAAGTCAGAATGTAA